In the bacterium genome, CTCAGACGCCGAGAAAAATATACGGACAATATCAAGTTTTGTCAAGAAAAAAATTGACAAAAAGCACAATTCTATGACAACCGTCAGGCAGACCTTTTCAGCCCAGATATTTGCGCAAAAGGAGGCTGCGCGAGGAGTGGCGGAGCCGGCGTAGGGCTTTTTCCTTGATCTGGCGGACTCTCTCACGGGTCAGTTTCAGCTTAACTCCAATTTCTTCAAGAGTTAATGGTCTTTCCATTCCAAGACCGAAATAGAGTCGGATCACCCGAGCCTCGCGCGGCTCCAGGGTGCCCAGGCTTTGTTCGATCTCCTTATCCAGGGATTCATCCAAAAGCCGTGCGTCTGGCCCCGGTGCATCCTGCGCCTCAAGAATGTCGATCAGTCGGCTCTCCTCCTCATCGTCCAGTGGCGTGTCCAGGGAGATGTGCTTGCCGCTGTTCTGCAGCAGATCCTCGATTTCGGCAGGGCTGATGTGCAGCACCTGGGCAAGCTCCTGTTCCGTCGGCTCCCGTTCAAAGGACTGTGCCAGCTCAGCCAGGGTTTTTTCGATCTTGCAGATCACACCGATCCGATTCAGCGG is a window encoding:
- a CDS encoding sigma-70 family RNA polymerase sigma factor; translated protein: PLNRIGVICKIEKTLAELAQSFEREPTEQELAQVLHISPAEIEDLLQNSGKHISLDTPLDDEEESRLIDILEAQDAPGPDARLLDESLDKEIEQSLGTLEPREARVIRLYFGLGMERPLTLEEIGVKLKLTRERVRQIKEKALRRLRHSSRSLLLRKYLG